ATCCGTCGATGCGCACGCGCACCAGCTTCGAACTCGGCGCCTTCCAGCTCGGCGGCCACGCCATCGTGCTGCAGCCGGGCAAGGACGCGTGGCCGATCGAGTTCGACCTGGGCACGGTGATGGACGGCGACACCGAGGAGCACATCGCCGAGGTCGCGCGCGTGCTCGGCCGCTACGTCGACATGATCGGCGTGCGCGCGTTCCCGAAGTTCGTCGACTGGTCGGTCGATCGCGAGGACCGCGTGCTCAGGGCCTTCGCGCATTACTCGCCGGTGCCGGTGATCAACATGGAGACCATCACCCATCCCTGCCAGGAGCTGGCGCACGCGCTGGCCCTGCAGGAGCATTTCGGCACGTCCGATCTGCGCGGCAAGAAGTACGTGCTGACCTGGACCTATCACCCCAAGCCGCTCAACACCGCGGTCGCCAACTCGGCGCTGACCATCGCCACGCGCATGGGCATGGACGTGACCCTGCTGTGCCCCACGCCCGATTACGTGCTCGACGAGCGTTACATGGACTGGGCTGAAGCCAATGTGGCCGAGAGCGGGGGCTCGCTGCAGGTCAGCCACGACATCGAAAGCGCCTATGCGGGTGCGGATGTGGTGTATGCCAAGAGCTGGGGCGCGCTGCCGTTCTTCGGCAACTGGGCGCCGGAGAAGCCGATCCGCGACCGGTACAGGCACTTCATCGTCGATGAGGCCAAGATGGCGCTGACCAACAACGGCGTGTTCTCGCACTGCCTGCCGCTGCGCCGCAACGTCAAGGCGACCGATGCGGTCATGGATTCACCGCAATGCATCGCCATCAACGAAGCCGAGAACCGCCTGCACGTGCAGAAGGCGGTCATGGCGACCCTGATGCGCTGACGCACGCCGCACCCGAAACCGAATTTTTCCGCATCCCCACGGACCATCTCCATGACCAGCGTCAATACCTCCCGCGACATCGTCCTCGCCTTCTCCGGTGGCCTCGACACCAGCTTCTGCGTTCCCTATCTCAAGGAGCAGGGCTGGACGGTGCATACCGTCTTCGCCGACACCGGCGGCGTGGATGCCGAAGAGCGCGCCTTCATCGAGCAGCGCGCGGCTGAACTGGGCGTCGCCAGCCATGTCACCGTCGACGGCGGTCCCGCGATCTGGGAAGGCTTCGTCAAGCCCTTCGTCTGGGCCGGCGAGGCCTACCAGGGCCAGTACCCGCTGCTGGTCTCGGACCGCTACCTGATCGTCGATGCCGCGCTCGCGCGCGCCGCCGAGCTGGGCACCAATGCGATCGCGCACGGCTGCACGGGCATGGGCAACGACCAGGTGCGGTTCGATCTGGCGGTCAAGGCGCAGGGCGACTACCGCATCGTGGCGCCGATCCGCGAGATCCAGAAGGAACATACGCAGACGCGCGCCTACGAGCAGGCCTATCTGGAGGAGCGCGGCTTCGGCGTGCGCGCCAAGCAGCAGGCCTACACCATCAACGAGAACCTGCTGGGCCTGACGATGTCGGGCGGCGAGATCGACCGTTGGGAAGCGCCGGGCGAGGGTGCCCGTGGCTGGTGCGCGCCGCGCGCCGAATGGCCGGAGGCACCGTTGCAGGTCAAGGTCCGTTTCGAGCAGGGCACTGCGGTCGCGCTCGACGGCGAAACGATGCCCGGTGCGCAGATCCTGGCCAAGCTCAATGCACTGTTCGCGCCCTACGGCGTGGGCCGCGGCGTCTACACCGGCGACACCGTGATCGGCCTCAAGGGCCGCATCGTGTACGAGGCGCCGGGCCTGGTCTCATTGCTCGCCGCGCACCGCGCGCTCGAAGACACCGTGCTGACCAAGCAGCAGAACCGCTTCAAGCCCGAGGTCGCGCGCA
The genomic region above belongs to Luteimonas chenhongjianii and contains:
- a CDS encoding N-acetylornithine carbamoyltransferase translates to MTAIRHFLNTQDWSRPDLDALLADAARFKREKLGDALKGRSIALVFFNPSMRTRTSFELGAFQLGGHAIVLQPGKDAWPIEFDLGTVMDGDTEEHIAEVARVLGRYVDMIGVRAFPKFVDWSVDREDRVLRAFAHYSPVPVINMETITHPCQELAHALALQEHFGTSDLRGKKYVLTWTYHPKPLNTAVANSALTIATRMGMDVTLLCPTPDYVLDERYMDWAEANVAESGGSLQVSHDIESAYAGADVVYAKSWGALPFFGNWAPEKPIRDRYRHFIVDEAKMALTNNGVFSHCLPLRRNVKATDAVMDSPQCIAINEAENRLHVQKAVMATLMR
- a CDS encoding argininosuccinate synthase, with translation MTSVNTSRDIVLAFSGGLDTSFCVPYLKEQGWTVHTVFADTGGVDAEERAFIEQRAAELGVASHVTVDGGPAIWEGFVKPFVWAGEAYQGQYPLLVSDRYLIVDAALARAAELGTNAIAHGCTGMGNDQVRFDLAVKAQGDYRIVAPIREIQKEHTQTRAYEQAYLEERGFGVRAKQQAYTINENLLGLTMSGGEIDRWEAPGEGARGWCAPRAEWPEAPLQVKVRFEQGTAVALDGETMPGAQILAKLNALFAPYGVGRGVYTGDTVIGLKGRIVYEAPGLVSLLAAHRALEDTVLTKQQNRFKPEVARKWTELVYEGFFHDPLKADIEAFLASSQAKVTGEVVLETRGGRVDAVAVTSPHILNAKGATYAQSADWGVEEAEGFIKLFGMSSTLYAQVNR